A region of Candidatus Leptovillus gracilis DNA encodes the following proteins:
- a CDS encoding guanylate kinase produces the protein MIPEENLYQRPSYPVLMVISGPSGVGKDTIARQLIDRRPDNFYFVVTATTRPPRPGEVHGQDYFFVSNDEFARMIEENELLEYAIVYNDYKGIPKQQIRDALTSGRDVIMRVDVQGAATIRKLVPNVVHVFLMSESEDELERRLRERKSETGEGLSLRIATARQEMKRTDEFDYFVVNAEGGQERAVQQILSIIEAHHCRVQQSPVVL, from the coding sequence ATGATTCCCGAAGAGAACCTCTATCAAAGACCCAGCTATCCGGTACTCATGGTCATTTCGGGGCCTTCCGGGGTGGGCAAAGATACCATCGCCCGGCAGTTGATTGATCGGCGGCCGGACAACTTCTATTTTGTGGTAACGGCCACGACCCGCCCGCCACGTCCTGGGGAAGTGCATGGGCAGGATTATTTTTTTGTGTCCAACGATGAATTTGCCCGCATGATCGAAGAGAACGAACTGCTGGAGTACGCCATCGTTTATAACGACTATAAAGGAATTCCCAAGCAGCAGATACGCGATGCCCTGACCAGCGGCCGCGACGTGATTATGCGCGTAGACGTGCAGGGCGCGGCTACTATTCGCAAGCTGGTGCCCAACGTCGTCCACGTCTTCCTGATGTCGGAATCGGAAGATGAGTTGGAGCGGCGCTTGCGCGAGCGCAAATCGGAAACGGGCGAGGGGTTGAGCCTGCGGATTGCCACAGCGCGCCAGGAAATGAAGCGCACCGATGAATTTGATTACTTTGTCGTCAATGCCGAGGGGGGGCAGGAGCGCGCCGTGCAGCAGATTTTGAGCATTATCGAGGCCCATCACTGCCGGGTGCAGCAGTCGCCAGTGGTTTTGTAG
- a CDS encoding dTMP kinase, translating into MFITLEGPEGSGKSSQIGLLAAFLRGQGFVVRQTREPGGTRIGDQIRACLHDVANGEMTAVTEVLLYAASRAQHVAELIRPALAAGQVVLCDRFADSTIAYQGYGRGLPLADLHSLTHIATGGLQPDLTILLDIDVERGLARRQVGGEEMNRLDLEAVSFHQRVRQGYHTMAAAEPSRWLTVDANRSVEEVSGELCTAVLSRLRQPLLAVIRNP; encoded by the coding sequence ATGTTCATCACCCTCGAAGGACCAGAAGGCAGCGGCAAATCGAGCCAGATTGGGCTGTTGGCCGCGTTTTTGCGCGGGCAAGGCTTTGTTGTGCGGCAAACCCGCGAGCCGGGTGGCACGCGCATCGGCGACCAGATTCGCGCCTGTTTGCATGATGTGGCTAATGGGGAGATGACGGCCGTCACCGAAGTTCTGCTCTATGCCGCTTCCCGCGCCCAACACGTGGCTGAACTGATTCGGCCGGCTCTGGCCGCCGGGCAGGTGGTCTTATGCGACCGCTTTGCCGACAGCACCATCGCCTACCAGGGCTACGGCCGTGGCCTGCCTCTGGCCGACCTGCACAGCCTGACTCACATTGCCACCGGTGGCCTGCAACCTGACCTGACGATTTTGCTGGATATAGACGTGGAACGCGGCCTGGCCCGCCGCCAGGTGGGCGGTGAGGAGATGAACCGTCTGGACCTGGAGGCGGTCAGCTTTCATCAGCGGGTGCGGCAGGGCTACCACACGATGGCCGCCGCCGAGCCGTCGCGTTGGCTAACAGTTGACGCCAACCGTTCGGTAGAGGAAGTAAGTGGGGAATTGTGTACGGCCGTGTTGTCGCGTTTACGTCAGCCGCTTTTGGCCGTAATCCGTAATCCGTAA
- a CDS encoding choice-of-anchor J domain-containing protein, with amino-acid sequence MRSKSRFFTILTVMILIASFAVAYTALADTQGSGTALPTAQLSAERTVDNLYGVSETGLYIVQFSEPSLASYTGGIAGLEATSPQATGARRLDANSPASKAYTDYLSQQHSAFAASAEQTLGRSIEVAFDYTAALNGVAVRVDHQEAARLAALPGVLAVYGDTLRELTTDVGPLHIGAPAVWNGDTGSGVATRGEGVVIGVIDSGINSQHPAFAATDGDAYSHTNPYGAGVYNGWCVANPSFCNSKLIAAYGLNPVGGSPEDLDGHGSHTASTSGGNRHDAIFDVGTSSYDISIQGVAPRANIVAYKVCNPSCPGTASVAAVNSAIANDQVDVLNYSISGSDSPWNDPVDIAFLDASNAGIFVSASAGNAGPGASTVAKTGPWNAAVAASTINRVVANTLDVTGPTTPAALQGLAAVPGEFTSIPTDVTGPIRYDPANNDGCTAFAPGYFNGALALIQRGGCTFLVKVTNAANAGATGVVVFNSVGGPPISMGGGLTGTPPAFMLTLDGGIALRDYIIANPTATARVNAATSYLVDNAWEDIVAGFSSRGPSQFELLKPDYIAPGVNILAAVAADGANVVQYGFYQGTSMSSPHGAGAAALMVALQPTWSPTEIKSAMATSAVGGLTKEDGVTPADPFDVGSGLLDLSLASTSGLVFNETGANYLAANPAIGGDPKTLNQPSVVNYNCATNCTWTRTAKSVLPFSATYTATVSGPAGLNITVTPSTFTIAPGAEQVLTISAEVSALPVNVFAFGSIALETDAVFPSAPVAAPTAELLNEQFTDATFPPAGWAVYKLAGAGATTWERDTAQSSSAPASARRVFGGSGDGNQDSWLVTPQITLDSGVSALTFIDAGQWMADYGYSGVLISTASCDPTVGDFVEVAEIDDTPGPSVTVIWRGAPISLDLSAYAEETVCLAFRYSGDFAHTWWIDDVVVNSEPAGALSVADTNIPVVVKPTNAVPDINVAPTSLSATQAPDTTTNQTLNIGNIGTAPLIWNIAEAPLAIRLELNGESPDAPDAPDAPIILSVDDGSGENAIGVGGSQFLWLNRFTPSAGQFPVVLDQVDVMFGYPASTGGINVGELVDIYLYEDADGNPANGAVHRASLTGQAVQAVNGTTWSTYNLAAPVTFNGPGDILIAVVNRTAGVTAGTFPAVIDQSSSSQLRSWAGFGAVPGNPPTLPLPTFGIIDSFGANFAGNWLVRGFGTANAACDTPADVPWLSLAPTGGTTAGGGSSPVTVSFNSTGLALGTYTAILCVNSNDPTTPLVEVPVSLTVEVITDVPNINVDPLTIASTQAGDTTTQQALSIGNTGTADLTWNIFEDATLAPLADWDDNFDSYATGSQLHGQGGWKGWFNDPTAGALISSAQAQSTPNSVAILTTSDLVHEYNETSGQWVYTAWQYIPTDFAGASYFIMLNSYDDAGSNLNWSAQLKFDSATNLVSNDGGVNPGTLPLIKGQWVELRLEINLDADTGAVYYNNQLLYQGTWSGQVSGGGAVRIGAVDLFASGASVIYYDDLSLVDVTPPAICDAPADIPWASLAPSNGTTTPGNATDVTVTLDSTGLADGSYNANLCVASNDPDAGPGNGTDLVVVPLALTVAGDPPTIAVDPADLSSLQLADTQATLPLNIANDGSSDLNWDAFTWNPVVAGTGLSPQFAPAAGQNGQRGANTAASAAPTASDALLGDFTEGFDDITNLPGWFAQNNSTTIGTTGWFQGNSTVFPAHAGAATAYIGANFNNTTGAGTISNWLLTPELTLNNGDTFSFWTRTVDTPAFPDRLELRLSTAGASTNVGTAPTDIGDFTTLLLEVNPTLTTSGYPNVWTQFTVTLSGVPNGATGRFAFRYFVTNGGPSGSNSDYIGIDSVEYVSAAPTTCDAPVSIPWVTVSPISGTLAGGANVDLGVTFDSTGLTTGVYTGTLCISSNDPVTPLVTVPLTLTVADPTYLRVAHLAPFAADPGTAVTVTLNGAPALTNFAYGDSTSYIELPEGRMTWLSSPAAAPPRPSLAR; translated from the coding sequence ATGAGAAGCAAATCGCGATTTTTCACGATTTTGACGGTGATGATACTAATAGCTTCATTTGCTGTCGCCTACACTGCATTGGCCGACACGCAAGGCAGCGGTACGGCGCTGCCTACGGCCCAACTGTCCGCCGAAAGAACCGTAGATAATTTGTATGGCGTCAGTGAAACAGGGCTGTATATCGTTCAATTTAGCGAGCCATCTCTGGCCAGCTACACAGGCGGCATTGCTGGCCTGGAAGCCACCAGCCCGCAAGCCACCGGCGCGCGCCGGCTGGACGCCAATTCGCCCGCGTCCAAAGCTTATACCGATTACCTCAGCCAACAGCACAGCGCCTTTGCCGCCAGCGCGGAGCAGACTCTGGGCCGTTCGATTGAGGTTGCGTTTGATTACACCGCCGCTCTGAACGGTGTAGCCGTGCGCGTAGACCACCAGGAAGCGGCGCGTCTGGCGGCGCTGCCCGGTGTTCTGGCTGTTTACGGCGACACCTTGCGTGAACTCACCACCGACGTTGGCCCCCTTCATATCGGTGCGCCGGCTGTTTGGAATGGCGACACGGGTTCTGGCGTCGCTACTCGTGGTGAAGGCGTGGTCATCGGCGTCATTGACTCCGGCATCAATTCGCAGCACCCGGCGTTTGCCGCCACCGATGGTGATGCCTACAGCCATACCAATCCCTACGGCGCTGGTGTTTACAACGGCTGGTGCGTTGCCAATCCCAGCTTCTGCAACAGCAAGCTGATTGCCGCCTACGGCCTCAACCCGGTGGGCGGTTCCCCTGAAGATTTAGATGGGCATGGCAGCCACACCGCCAGCACCTCCGGCGGCAATCGTCACGATGCTATCTTCGATGTGGGGACATCCAGCTACGACATCAGCATTCAGGGTGTTGCCCCCCGCGCCAACATCGTGGCCTACAAGGTCTGCAACCCCAGCTGCCCTGGCACCGCCAGCGTAGCCGCGGTGAACTCGGCCATTGCCAACGACCAGGTAGATGTGCTGAACTACTCTATCTCCGGCAGCGACAGCCCCTGGAACGATCCGGTGGACATCGCTTTCCTGGATGCCAGCAACGCCGGTATCTTCGTTTCCGCCTCAGCCGGTAATGCTGGCCCCGGCGCCAGCACAGTGGCCAAGACCGGTCCGTGGAATGCGGCCGTTGCCGCCAGCACCATCAACCGTGTCGTCGCCAACACCCTGGATGTGACCGGCCCGACCACGCCCGCAGCACTGCAAGGGCTGGCGGCCGTGCCCGGCGAATTCACCTCCATCCCGACCGATGTGACTGGACCCATCCGCTATGACCCGGCCAACAACGATGGCTGCACCGCTTTTGCGCCTGGTTATTTCAACGGCGCTCTGGCCCTGATTCAACGCGGTGGCTGCACCTTTTTGGTAAAGGTGACCAATGCCGCCAACGCCGGCGCCACCGGCGTGGTAGTCTTCAACAGCGTTGGTGGCCCGCCCATCAGCATGGGTGGCGGCCTGACCGGTACACCCCCGGCTTTCATGCTGACGCTGGATGGTGGCATTGCGCTGCGTGATTACATCATTGCCAACCCCACGGCGACAGCCCGCGTGAACGCGGCTACCAGCTATCTGGTGGATAATGCCTGGGAAGACATCGTCGCTGGCTTTAGCTCGCGCGGCCCCAGCCAGTTTGAACTGCTCAAGCCAGACTACATTGCCCCTGGCGTAAACATTCTGGCGGCCGTGGCCGCCGATGGCGCCAATGTGGTGCAATATGGCTTCTACCAGGGCACGTCCATGTCCTCGCCGCACGGCGCGGGCGCGGCGGCGCTGATGGTGGCTTTGCAGCCTACCTGGTCGCCGACAGAAATTAAGTCGGCTATGGCCACCTCGGCTGTAGGCGGCCTGACGAAGGAAGACGGCGTTACGCCGGCCGATCCCTTCGATGTTGGCTCTGGCTTGCTCGATCTGTCGCTGGCCAGCACCAGCGGCCTGGTCTTCAACGAGACCGGGGCCAATTACCTGGCGGCCAACCCGGCCATCGGTGGCGATCCCAAAACGTTGAACCAGCCGAGTGTGGTGAACTACAACTGCGCCACTAACTGCACCTGGACGCGCACGGCGAAGAGCGTGCTGCCTTTCTCGGCTACCTACACGGCGACGGTTTCCGGCCCGGCTGGCCTGAACATCACCGTGACACCCAGCACCTTCACCATTGCGCCGGGAGCCGAACAGGTCCTGACCATCAGTGCTGAAGTTTCCGCTTTGCCGGTGAACGTGTTTGCCTTTGGCAGCATTGCCCTGGAAACGGATGCAGTGTTCCCATCCGCGCCTGTTGCTGCGCCGACGGCTGAACTGCTGAACGAGCAGTTCACCGATGCTACCTTCCCACCCGCAGGCTGGGCTGTGTATAAGCTTGCAGGCGCTGGCGCGACTACATGGGAACGTGATACGGCTCAGTCCAGCAGCGCACCAGCCTCCGCGCGCCGCGTTTTTGGTGGATCGGGCGATGGCAACCAGGATAGTTGGCTGGTAACGCCGCAGATCACGCTTGACTCTGGCGTAAGCGCCTTGACCTTTATTGATGCAGGCCAATGGATGGCTGATTATGGATATAGCGGTGTCTTGATTTCTACTGCTAGCTGCGATCCAACCGTTGGTGATTTCGTGGAAGTGGCAGAAATTGATGACACTCCCGGTCCCAGCGTAACTGTTATCTGGCGTGGCGCGCCCATATCGCTTGACTTAAGCGCTTATGCTGAGGAGACAGTTTGTTTGGCCTTCCGCTACAGTGGCGATTTTGCTCACACTTGGTGGATTGATGATGTGGTGGTGAACAGCGAACCGGCAGGTGCATTGTCGGTGGCCGACACCAACATTCCGGTGGTAGTTAAGCCCACCAACGCGGTTCCCGACATTAACGTAGCCCCCACCAGCCTGTCGGCTACCCAGGCGCCGGATACAACCACCAACCAGACGCTGAACATCGGCAACATTGGCACGGCCCCGCTCATCTGGAACATTGCTGAAGCGCCATTGGCCATTCGCCTGGAACTGAACGGCGAAAGCCCAGACGCGCCCGATGCACCAGATGCGCCCATCATTTTGTCTGTTGATGATGGCAGTGGCGAAAATGCCATTGGTGTTGGCGGCTCGCAGTTCCTCTGGCTCAACCGCTTCACCCCCAGCGCCGGCCAGTTCCCCGTGGTCCTGGACCAGGTAGACGTGATGTTTGGCTATCCGGCCAGCACGGGCGGCATCAACGTGGGTGAATTGGTAGACATCTACCTCTACGAGGACGCCGATGGTAACCCGGCTAACGGCGCTGTTCATCGCGCTTCGCTGACGGGCCAGGCGGTGCAGGCGGTAAACGGCACGACATGGTCCACTTATAACCTGGCGGCGCCTGTCACCTTCAACGGCCCTGGCGACATCCTCATCGCTGTCGTCAACCGCACGGCCGGTGTGACCGCAGGTACCTTCCCGGCGGTGATTGACCAATCTTCTAGCAGCCAACTGCGTTCTTGGGCGGGCTTTGGTGCAGTACCGGGCAATCCCCCGACACTGCCATTGCCGACTTTCGGCATTATTGACTCGTTTGGCGCAAACTTTGCCGGTAACTGGCTGGTGCGTGGCTTTGGCACGGCGAATGCGGCTTGCGACACCCCGGCCGATGTGCCGTGGTTGAGCCTGGCTCCCACCGGCGGCACAACGGCCGGTGGCGGTAGTTCGCCGGTTACTGTCAGCTTCAACTCCACCGGTCTGGCGCTGGGCACCTACACCGCCATCCTCTGCGTCAACAGCAACGACCCAACCACACCGTTGGTGGAAGTGCCGGTCAGCCTGACGGTAGAAGTCATCACCGACGTCCCCAACATCAACGTAGACCCGTTGACCATTGCCAGCACGCAGGCGGGCGATACCACGACCCAGCAAGCGCTGAGCATTGGCAACACCGGTACGGCAGACCTGACCTGGAATATCTTTGAAGACGCCACGCTGGCGCCGTTGGCCGATTGGGACGATAACTTCGACAGTTACGCCACCGGCAGCCAACTGCATGGACAAGGCGGCTGGAAGGGTTGGTTCAATGACCCAACGGCCGGCGCCCTGATCAGCAGCGCCCAGGCGCAAAGCACGCCCAACTCGGTGGCTATTCTAACTACCAGTGACCTGGTACACGAGTATAACGAGACCAGTGGACAGTGGGTGTACACTGCCTGGCAGTACATCCCCACCGATTTCGCCGGTGCGTCCTACTTCATCATGCTCAACTCGTATGATGACGCCGGCTCGAACCTCAACTGGTCTGCCCAATTGAAGTTCGACAGCGCCACCAACCTGGTATCGAATGATGGTGGCGTCAATCCTGGCACACTGCCGCTCATCAAGGGACAGTGGGTTGAACTGCGGCTGGAGATTAACCTCGACGCTGACACCGGCGCTGTCTACTACAACAATCAACTGCTCTACCAGGGTACCTGGAGCGGGCAGGTGAGCGGCGGCGGCGCGGTGCGCATTGGCGCGGTGGACCTGTTCGCCAGCGGCGCGTCGGTTATCTACTACGACGACTTGAGCCTGGTGGATGTGACTCCTCCGGCGATTTGCGATGCGCCGGCGGATATTCCCTGGGCCAGCCTTGCGCCGAGCAATGGCACGACCACACCGGGTAATGCGACTGATGTGACCGTGACTCTGGACTCCACCGGTCTGGCTGACGGCAGCTACAACGCCAACCTGTGCGTTGCCAGCAACGACCCAGACGCTGGCCCCGGCAACGGGACCGACCTGGTCGTTGTGCCTCTGGCGCTGACGGTTGCTGGCGATCCTCCCACCATTGCCGTAGACCCGGCTGACCTGAGCAGCCTGCAATTGGCTGATACCCAGGCGACGCTGCCGTTGAACATAGCCAATGACGGGTCGAGCGACTTGAACTGGGATGCGTTCACCTGGAATCCGGTGGTAGCTGGGACGGGCCTCAGCCCGCAGTTTGCCCCGGCGGCCGGGCAGAATGGGCAGCGCGGGGCGAACACCGCCGCCAGCGCAGCGCCCACAGCCAGCGACGCCCTCTTAGGTGACTTTACCGAAGGGTTTGACGACATCACCAACTTGCCGGGCTGGTTCGCGCAAAACAACAGCACGACGATTGGGACTACGGGTTGGTTCCAGGGCAACAGCACGGTCTTCCCGGCGCACGCGGGCGCTGCCACAGCCTATATTGGCGCTAACTTCAACAACACGACTGGCGCGGGCACCATTAGCAACTGGCTGCTGACGCCAGAGCTAACGCTGAACAATGGCGATACCTTCAGCTTCTGGACGCGCACGGTGGATACACCGGCGTTCCCAGATCGCCTGGAGCTGCGCCTGAGTACGGCCGGAGCCAGCACCAACGTTGGCACAGCGCCGACCGATATTGGTGACTTCACCACGCTGCTGCTGGAAGTCAACCCGACGTTGACCACATCTGGCTATCCGAATGTGTGGACGCAGTTCACTGTAACACTGAGCGGTGTCCCCAACGGCGCAACCGGACGCTTTGCCTTCCGCTACTTCGTGACCAATGGTGGTCCCAGCGGCAGTAACTCCGACTACATCGGCATAGACAGTGTGGAATACGTTAGCGCAGCGCCAACAACTTGTGATGCCCCGGTGAGCATTCCCTGGGTGACTGTGTCGCCGATCAGCGGTACGCTGGCGGGTGGCGCGAATGTTGATCTGGGCGTAACCTTCGACAGCACTGGCCTGACGACGGGCGTGTACACGGGCACGTTGTGCATCAGCAGCAACGACCCGGTGACGCCATTGGTGACGGTTCCGCTGACGCTGACGGTGGCTGACCCGACCTACCTGCGCGTGGCCCACCTGGCCCCGTTTGCGGCGGATCCGGGCACGGCCGTTACCGTCACGCTCAACGGCGCCCCAGCCCTGACCAACTTCGCCTACGGCGATTCCACCAGCTACATTGAGCTACCGGAAGGTCGTATGACGTGGCTCTCTTCCCCGGCAGCAGCGCCACCGCGGCCATCACTGGCACGGTGA
- a CDS encoding zinc ribbon domain-containing protein: MPVYEFRCQDCRRPVRLAFTFAEYGTVQPTCPHCHSSNLKRRIGRIAVAKSEDARLDSMMDDSALAGLDEEDPQAIGRFMRKMSREMGEDMGDEFNEVVDRLESGESPEAIESALPDLGGDLA; this comes from the coding sequence ATGCCTGTTTATGAATTTCGCTGCCAGGATTGCCGCCGGCCGGTGCGCCTGGCTTTTACCTTTGCTGAATACGGCACGGTCCAACCCACCTGTCCCCACTGCCACAGCAGCAACCTCAAACGGCGCATCGGCCGTATCGCCGTCGCCAAATCGGAAGACGCGCGGCTGGATTCGATGATGGACGACAGCGCGTTGGCCGGCCTGGATGAGGAAGACCCGCAGGCTATCGGCCGTTTCATGCGTAAAATGAGCCGGGAGATGGGCGAGGACATGGGTGACGAGTTTAACGAGGTGGTGGATCGACTGGAAAGCGGCGAGTCGCCGGAAGCCATCGAATCTGCCCTGCCAGATTTGGGTGGCGATCTTGCGTAA
- a CDS encoding L-lactate permease: MDLPFLTIPNVLAAAAPILVVLYLMVGRHWPGERAGVVGWVTAVCLSLLFFGANLPLLWVAVGRAVLLSLFVLYIIWMALLLYHTVNEAGAIEAIGRELPLLTQDKAAQALLLAWIFGSFLQGASGYGVPAAVVAPLLLALGFGATEAVTMALIGHAWAVTFGSLGSSFLSLVAATGLPGEELAGPTAVMLAVCCLGSGLSVLWLAGGSTAVRQRGLFLLGMTAVMAGTQWAAARAGLWTLAAFGAGLAGLVAAIFLFTRRRPAQTAGFQARRFAAAFAPYAILIGVVLIGQFVLGDFLGQVQINAWFPGVTTDFGWQTAAGPGRSIDLFGHGGALLLYASLLAFAWFRWRGVFPAADGRLRVYDGRTMLRRTWRGSLKPTVGIFTLVAMATVMQHAGMTQLLAVALSSVAGPVYPLVSPFIGALGAFMTGSNTNSNVVFGELQRQTAVTLGLPVPIILAAQTAGGAVGSTFAPAKVIVGCSTAPGADDGRVLRLTAVYGLGIILAVALVAWLLA, from the coding sequence ATGGACCTACCATTTCTCACAATCCCTAACGTTTTAGCGGCGGCGGCGCCGATTCTGGTTGTGTTGTATTTGATGGTTGGACGCCACTGGCCTGGGGAGCGGGCGGGGGTGGTGGGTTGGGTTACGGCCGTTTGCCTCAGTCTGCTCTTTTTTGGGGCCAATCTGCCCCTGCTGTGGGTGGCCGTCGGCCGCGCCGTGCTGCTGTCGTTGTTCGTGTTGTACATTATCTGGATGGCTTTGCTGCTGTACCACACGGTGAATGAAGCGGGGGCCATCGAGGCCATCGGCCGTGAGCTGCCGTTGTTAACCCAGGATAAAGCGGCGCAGGCGCTGCTGTTGGCCTGGATTTTTGGCTCTTTTTTGCAGGGCGCGTCTGGTTATGGCGTGCCGGCGGCGGTGGTTGCGCCGCTGCTGCTGGCGTTGGGGTTTGGCGCCACCGAAGCGGTGACGATGGCTCTGATCGGCCACGCCTGGGCGGTGACGTTCGGCTCGCTGGGGTCGTCGTTTTTGTCGTTGGTGGCGGCCACAGGGCTGCCGGGCGAGGAATTGGCCGGGCCGACGGCCGTGATGCTGGCCGTGTGCTGCCTGGGCAGCGGCTTGAGTGTGTTGTGGCTGGCGGGTGGCTCTACGGCCGTGCGCCAGCGCGGCCTCTTTTTGTTGGGCATGACGGCCGTGATGGCCGGGACACAGTGGGCGGCCGCCCGCGCCGGGTTGTGGACGCTGGCCGCATTTGGGGCCGGTTTGGCCGGGTTGGTGGCGGCTATCTTCCTTTTTACGCGTCGGCGGCCGGCGCAAACGGCGGGTTTTCAGGCCCGGCGGTTTGCCGCCGCCTTTGCGCCTTACGCCATTTTAATTGGGGTGGTGCTGATTGGGCAGTTTGTGTTGGGCGATTTTTTGGGTCAGGTGCAGATCAACGCCTGGTTTCCGGGCGTGACGACTGATTTTGGCTGGCAAACGGCCGCCGGACCAGGCCGTTCGATTGACCTGTTTGGACATGGCGGGGCGCTGCTGCTGTATGCCAGCCTGCTGGCTTTTGCCTGGTTTCGCTGGCGGGGAGTGTTTCCGGCAGCCGATGGCCGACTGCGGGTGTATGACGGCCGTACCATGCTGCGCCGCACCTGGCGCGGTTCATTGAAGCCAACGGTGGGCATCTTCACGCTGGTGGCCATGGCCACGGTGATGCAGCACGCCGGGATGACCCAACTGTTAGCCGTCGCCCTCAGCAGCGTCGCCGGGCCGGTTTACCCGCTGGTTAGCCCGTTTATCGGCGCGTTGGGGGCGTTTATGACCGGCAGCAATACCAACAGCAATGTGGTTTTTGGCGAATTACAACGGCAAACGGCCGTTACCCTGGGTTTGCCCGTGCCCATCATTCTGGCGGCGCAGACAGCCGGTGGGGCTGTCGGCAGCACCTTTGCCCCGGCCAAAGTGATTGTGGGATGCAGCACCGCGCCGGGCGCTGATGACGGCCGTGTGCTGCGTTTGACGGCCGTTTATGGGCTGGGCATCATTCTGGCTGTCGCCCTGGTCGCCTGGCTGTTGGCCTGA
- a CDS encoding AAA family ATPase — MTEHEHTQAREDLEALLTILPLRVRHKVEEIGRLDELLEIVMDLGRIPTARYVDGEYLLNSKEITQVEIDGVVASIGNFDDDNRTGIARTLHRISGIRNRRGLVVGLTCRIGRAVYGTIDIIADIVAEGHSILLLGRPGVGKTTMLREMARVLAEQKRVVIVDTSNEIGGDGDIPHPAVGRARRMQVPKPSHQHETMIEAVENHNPEVIVIDEIGREREAEAARTINERGVQLIGTAHGNSLENLLLNPTLSDLVGGIESVTLSDEEARRRGTQKTVLERRAPPTFDVLIEIQSRRELLVHRDVTTSVDAMLRGQPFDVDMLSRDEQGAIHREQQTMLVTSSAVTGRRDSRLDRDPRAEREPRMDRDPRSPREGARDGRTLPGPPRSRSSEPPPKPYNGSNGRIRLDAAPADMVVEQPPTERQGLNVYVFGIARNRLYQAAKQLKTRVDIVESLAEADVFLTLKSYYRKQRKLVSQAEHLRIPVYVLRANTVAQMESFLVQALDLEMKPEDPFDTAVSEAERAIQQVLTGQNSVDLTPVNSAVRRYQHQMARQANLVSHSYGKEPQRFVRIFNERRNP; from the coding sequence ATGACAGAACACGAACACACACAAGCTAGAGAAGATTTAGAAGCCCTGCTTACGATTTTACCCTTACGGGTCCGCCACAAAGTTGAAGAAATCGGACGACTCGACGAATTGTTAGAAATCGTCATGGATTTAGGCCGCATCCCGACGGCGCGCTATGTAGATGGCGAATATCTGCTCAATTCCAAAGAAATCACCCAGGTAGAGATTGATGGCGTCGTCGCCAGTATCGGCAATTTCGACGATGACAACCGCACCGGCATCGCCCGCACCCTGCACCGCATCTCCGGCATTCGCAACCGGCGCGGGTTGGTGGTCGGCCTCACCTGCCGTATTGGCCGCGCTGTCTATGGAACCATAGACATCATCGCCGACATTGTCGCCGAAGGGCACAGCATCTTGCTGTTGGGCCGCCCCGGCGTGGGCAAAACCACCATGCTGCGCGAAATGGCCCGCGTCCTGGCCGAACAAAAACGGGTGGTCATCGTGGACACTTCCAACGAGATTGGCGGCGATGGTGATATTCCTCATCCGGCCGTGGGCCGCGCCCGGCGGATGCAGGTCCCCAAACCCTCTCACCAACACGAGACGATGATCGAGGCGGTGGAAAACCACAACCCGGAAGTCATCGTCATTGATGAAATCGGCCGGGAACGGGAAGCGGAAGCGGCGCGCACCATCAACGAGCGCGGCGTGCAGTTGATCGGCACAGCCCACGGCAACAGCCTGGAAAATCTGCTGCTCAATCCCACGTTGTCTGACCTGGTCGGCGGCATTGAAAGCGTCACCCTGTCCGACGAGGAAGCGCGACGGCGCGGCACGCAAAAAACGGTGCTGGAGCGGCGCGCGCCGCCCACCTTCGACGTACTCATCGAAATTCAGAGCCGCCGCGAACTGTTGGTTCACCGCGACGTGACGACTTCTGTGGATGCGATGCTGCGCGGCCAGCCTTTTGACGTGGACATGCTCTCCCGCGACGAGCAGGGGGCGATCCACCGCGAGCAGCAGACGATGCTGGTGACCTCTTCGGCGGTGACGGGGCGGCGCGACTCGCGCCTGGACCGTGACCCGCGCGCCGAGCGCGAACCGCGTATGGACCGTGACCCACGCAGCCCGCGTGAGGGGGCGCGAGACGGCCGTACTTTGCCGGGACCGCCCAGAAGCCGCAGCAGCGAGCCGCCGCCTAAACCGTACAATGGCAGCAACGGCCGTATCCGTCTGGACGCCGCCCCCGCCGATATGGTGGTCGAACAACCCCCCACGGAACGTCAGGGGTTAAACGTCTACGTCTTTGGCATTGCCCGTAACCGGCTGTATCAGGCGGCCAAGCAGCTCAAAACCCGCGTAGACATCGTGGAAAGTCTGGCCGAGGCCGACGTTTTTTTGACCCTCAAAAGCTATTACCGTAAGCAGCGCAAACTGGTCAGCCAGGCGGAACACCTGCGCATTCCGGTGTATGTGCTGCGGGCCAACACGGTAGCCCAAATGGAGAGCTTTTTGGTCCAGGCCCTGGACCTGGAAATGAAGCCAGAGGACCCGTTCGACACGGCCGTGTCTGAAGCCGAGCGGGCCATCCAACAGGTGCTGACCGGCCAAAACTCGGTGGACCTGACGCCGGTCAATTCGGCCGTGCGCCGCTACCAGCACCAGATGGCCCGCCAGGCCAACCTGGTGTCGCACAGCTACGGCAAAGAGCCGCAGCGCTTTGTGCGTATTTTCAACGAACGACGTAATCCGTGA